Proteins encoded by one window of Rhodamnia argentea isolate NSW1041297 chromosome 6, ASM2092103v1, whole genome shotgun sequence:
- the LOC115748383 gene encoding auxin efflux carrier component 5-like, with the protein MIGLEDVYKVVAAMVPLYVALMLGYGSVKWWKIFTPDQCDAINRLVCYFTLPLFTFEFTAHADPFKWDYMFIAADVVSKVIIVVVLALWAKCSTKGSYAWSITSFSLCTLTNSLVVGVPLVKAMYGSLGVDLVIQGSVFQAIVWLTSLLFVLEMRRTGLDISSTPSPVEGDSPARTSIDPTAKVDLEGRMEMIVSSSRPAFWSLMRRVWMKLAMNPNSYACIVGIAWAFIANRWHFEMPGIMDGCILIMSKAGTGTAMFSMGMFMALQEKLIACGPTLTVFGMVLRFIAGPAAMAIGSIALGLRGDVLRVAIIQAALPQSITSFIYAKEYGLHADVLSTAVIFGMIVSFPVLLAYYAILEFVH; encoded by the exons ATGATAGGGTTGGAGGATGTGTATAAGGTGGTGGCAGCGATGGTGCCACTGTACGTCGCGTTGATGTTGGGTTATGGCTCGGTGAAGTGGTGGAAGATCTTTACACCGGACCAGTGTGATGCGATAAACCGGCTCGTTTGCTATTTCACCCTCCCTCTGTTCACCTTCGAGTTCACGGCCCATGCTGATCCCTTCAAGTGGGACTACATGTTCATCGCCGCCGACGTCGTCTCCAAGGTCATCATAGTCGTGGTGCTCGCATTATGGGCCAAGTGCAGCACCAAGGGGAGCTATGCCTGGTCCATCACCAGCTTCTCGCTGTGCACGCTGACCAACTCGCTCGTCGTCGGCGTCCCTCTAGTCAAGGCCATGTACGGCTCATTGGGCGTGGACCTGGTGATCCAGGGCTCGGTGTTCCAGGCGATCGTGTGGCTCACATCGCTCCTTTTCGTGCTGGAGATGAGGCGGACAGGGCTTGACATCTCATCAACACCGTCCCCCGTGGAGGGTGACTCACCGGCACGGACTTCCATCGATCCGACGGCCAAAGTCGATTTGGAAGGGAGGATGGAGATGATTGTGAGCTCTAGTAGGCCAGCGTTTTGGTCTCTCATGAGGCGTGTTTGGATGAAGCTTGCCATGAACCCAAACTCCTATGCATGCATAGTTGGGATAGCTTGGGCGTTCATTGCAAACAG GTGGCACTTTGAGATGCCAGGCATAATGGACGGATGCATACTGATCATGTCAAAAGCTGGGACAGGCACTGCCATGTTTAGCATGG GGATGTTCATGGCATTGCAAGAGAAATTGATAGCATGTGGACCGACCTTGACCGTGTTTGGGATGGTTTTGAGGTTCATCGCCGGCCCAGCTGCCATGGCAATCGGTTCTATCGCCTTGGGCCTGCGTGGCGATGTCCTCCGAGTCGCTATCATCCAG GCAGCACTGCCACAGTCGATTACATCTTTCATATACGCCAAAGAATACGGATTGCATGCGGATGTGCTTAGCACTGC GGTGATCTTTGGAATGATAGTCTCCTTCCCGGTGCTGCTTGCATATTATGCGATTCTCGAGTTCGTTCACTGA